A single region of the Gorilla gorilla gorilla isolate KB3781 chromosome 1, NHGRI_mGorGor1-v2.1_pri, whole genome shotgun sequence genome encodes:
- the S100A1 gene encoding protein S100-A1 encodes MGSELETAMETLINVFHAHSGKEGDKYKLSKKELKELLQTELSGFLDAQKDVDAVDKVMKELDENGDGEVDFQEYVVLVAALTVACNNFFWENS; translated from the exons ATGGGGTCTGAGCTGGAGACGGCGATGGAGACCCTCATCAACGTGTTCCACGCCCACTCGGGCAAAGAGGGGGACAAGTACAAGCTAAGCAAGAAGGAGCTGAAAGAGCTGCTGCAGACGGAGCTCTCTGGCTTCCTGGAT GCCCAGAAGGATGTGGATGCTGTGGACAAGGTGATGAAGGAGCTAGACGAGAATGGAGACGGGGAGGTGGACTTCCAGGAGTATGTGGTGcttgtggctgctctcacagtGGCCTGTAACAATTTCTTCTGGGAGAACAGTTGA